GGCGAGGACGACGCGGGCCAGGCCCATGAGCAGGACCATGATGACGGTGGTCAAACCGATCAGGGAGCCAAAGGCAATGACCTTGGCCGCGTCGGTGTTTCCGACCGCCTCGAAGGCCGTGGTCAGGGTGGGGTTCTTGGCTTCGGCCAGCTGTGTATAGGACACCATGCCGGTCAAGGCGAGGGAGACCAGGATGTAGAGCAATGTCACGAGCGCCAGGCCACCGAAGATCCCCCGGGGCAGCGTCTTCTGTGGGTTCTTGACCTCTTCCGCGGAGGTGGCAACCACGTCGAAGCCGATGAACGCAAAGAACACCAAGGCTGCGCCGGCAAAGATGCCCAGCGTTCCGTACTGCGCCGGAACCGCACCGGTGAGGAAGCCGAAGAGGGACTGTTTCATGACATCCGCCCCGTCGGCGCCTCCTGTAGGTTGTGACGCCGGGACAAAGGGCGCGTAGTTGGAGAATTTCACGTACGTGAAGCCGACGACAATAACGAACAGCACCACGGCGATCTTGATCATCGTGAAGACGTTGCCCACGCGGGCGGACAGCTTGGTGCCCAGCACGAGGAGCACCGTGAAGATGGCAACAATCAGGAAGGCGCCCCAATAGAGATCCACACCGCCGATGTTCAACGCCGGGGGCATGTCCACACCCATGAGCGCAAACACTTTGCTCAAGTAGATTCCCCAGTACTTGGCGATCACGGCAGCAGCGGTAAACAGTTCAAGGATGAGGTTCCAGCCAATGATCCAGGCAAGGACTTCACCCATGGTGGCGTAGGTGAAGACGTAGGCGGACCCGGCAACCGGGATTGCGGTAGCGAATTCGGCGTAGCACATGATCGCCAAGGCGCACGTGACGGCCGCGACGGCGAAGGAAATCGTCACGGCGGGGCCGGCAAAGTTCGCAGCCGCCTTGGCCCCGACAGAGAAGATCCCGGCGCCGACTGCAACGGCAACGCCCATGATCATCAGATCCCAGGTGCTGAGGGAACGCTTGAGCTTGCGTCCGGGCTCATCGGCGTCCGCAATGGACTGCTCGATCGATTTGGTCCGGAAGAGGTTCATAAAGGAGTCCACAATCTTGATGAGGCGGTAGAAACAGACTCATCAAGAGTAGTGTCCAGCCAATGGACCCCCACATTTGTCCCAAATCGTGAGACGCAAACGCCGCACATCTTCAGAGCTTGGGGACGTTCCAATCCATCAAGGTGGAACGGATCAGGAAGCGTTTCCCCTCGGGAGATTCCACGGAGAAGCCACTCCCGCGGCCGTCCACCACATCGACCGTCAGATGTGTGTGGGACCAGTAATTGAACTGCTCCCGGGACATCCAGAACTCCAAGGGCTGCGCCCGTTCGGGCTGGCCGATGTCGAAAAGTCCGAGGAGAACGTCCGAATCGCCGGTGATGAATTCGCCGGCGGGGTAACACATGGGTGAGGAACCGTCGCAGCAACCACCTGACTGGTGGAACATGAGCGGACCGTGCTGCTCCCACAACTTGCGGAGCAGTTCGATGGAAACGGCGGTGAGCGCCACCCGGGAAAAGTCTTCCCCGGGTAGCGTCACTGCGGCGTCAAGCCTGTTGTGGGGCATTAGAACCTCAGCACCACGCGGCCGTCGATCTTGGCGTGCTTCATTTCGTCAAGGACCGCGTTGACCTCGGAGAGCTCGCGTGTGGACACGGTCGGGTGGATCTTGCCCTGCGCGTAGAAGTCCAGCGCTTCCTCCAGGTCCTGGCGTGTTCCCACGATCGAACCACGGACGGTCAGGCCCTTGAGCACAATCTCGAAGATCGGCGCGGGGAAGTCTCCCGGCGGGAGTCCGTTGAAGACGATGGTCCCGCCACGCCGGGCCATGCCGATCGCCTGCCCGAACGCCGACGGGTGGACTGCCGTGACCAGGACGCCATGGCAGCCTCCGGTTTCCCGCTGGATGACTTCCGCCGGATCTTCGTGCAACGCGTTGACCGTCAGCTCGGCACCATGCTTCTTGGCGAGGGCAAGCTTGTCATCTGCGATGTCCACCGCGGCAACCCGCAAGCCCATGGCCACCGCGTACTGCACCGCGATATGACCCAGCCCGCCGATACCGGAAATCGTGACCCACTGGCCCGGCTTGGCCTCGGTCATCTTCAAGCCCTTGTAGACGGTGACTCCGGCGCACAGCACCGGAGCGACCTCCACCGGATCCGAACCAGCCGGAATCCGCGCAGCGAACCGGCTGTCCACCAGCATGTACTCCCCGAAGGAACCATCCACGCTGTAGCCGGCGTTCTTCTGGGCCTCGCACAGCGTTTCCCAACCCGTCCGGCAGAACTGGCAATCGCCACACGCGGACCAAAGCCAGGCATTGCCCACCAGGTCCCCGACCGCCAGATCCGTCACGCCCTCACCGAGCGCCACCACTTCGCCCACCCCTTCATGGCCGGGCACGAACGGCGGTGAAGGCTTGACCGGCCAGTCCCCCTCCGCGGCATGCAGGTCCGTGTGGCACACCCCGGTGGTCAGGACCCGGACCAACGCCTCTCCGCGGCCGGGCGTGGGAATCGGAAGGGACTGGATCTGAAGGTCTTTACCGAATTCAGTTACTACGGCTGCTTGCATTGTCGTCGTCATTGGCGAAATCCTTGCGTCGTTAAAGCGTTTCTCGAGGGGAACTGCTGCTTTCCTGAGGGATGGCCAGGGTGGTTCGGCGGGGAGTGATCTGTGCTGAACACTCCCCGCCGGATTAAGTGCGGCTTAGAAGAAGCCGAGCTTGTTCTCGTTGTAGCTGACCAGGAGGTTCTTGGTCTGCTGGTAGTGGTCCAGCATCATTGCGTGGTTCTCACGACCAATGCCGGAGGACTTGTACCCGCCGAACGCGGCGCCGGCCGGGTAGGCGTGGTAGTTGTTGACCCAGACACGGCCGGCCTGGATTTCCCGGCCCGCCCGGTAGGCGACGTTGCCATTGCGGGACCAGACACCGGCGCCGAGTCCGTAGAGGGTGTCGTTGGCGATGCCGATGGCGTCGTTGTAGTCGCTGAACTTCGTCACGGACACCACGGGGCCGAAGATCTCCTCCTGGAAGATCCGCATCCGGTTGTGGCCCTCGAAGATGGTCGGCTGGACGTAGTAGCCGCCGGCCAGGTCGCCGTCGAGCTGCGCGCGGGCGCCGCCGGTGAGGACCTTGGCACCCTCCTGCTTTCCGATGTCGATGTAGGAAAGGATCTTCTCCAGCTGGTCGTTGGAGGCCTGGGCACCGAGCTGGGTGTCGGTGTCCAACGGGTTGCCCTGGATGATTTTCTGCGTTCGGGCCACGGCGTCGGCCATGAAGGAGTCGTAGATGCCTTCCTGGACCAGGGCGCGGGAAGGGCAGGTGCAGACTTCGCCCTGGTTGAAGGCGAAGAGCGTGAAGCCTTCCTGGGCCTTGTCGTAGAACGCGTCGTTCTGGGCGGAGACGTCGTCGAAGAAGATGTTCGGGCTCTTGCCGCCCAGTTCAAGGGTCACCGGGATCAGGTTCTGGGACGCGTACTGGCTGATGAGCCGGCCGGTGGTGGTCTCGCCGGTGAAGGCGATCTTGCGGATCCGCGGGCTGGAGGCCAGGGGCTTGCCGGCCTCGACGCCGAAGCCGTTGACGACGTTGACCACGCCGGCGGGCAGCAGGTCACTGATCAGTTCCATCAGCACCAGGATGGAGGACGGAGTCTGCTCGGCGGGCTTGAGGA
This genomic interval from Arthrobacter sp. FW306-2-2C-D06B contains the following:
- a CDS encoding amino acid permease gives rise to the protein MNLFRTKSIEQSIADADEPGRKLKRSLSTWDLMIMGVAVAVGAGIFSVGAKAAANFAGPAVTISFAVAAVTCALAIMCYAEFATAIPVAGSAYVFTYATMGEVLAWIIGWNLILELFTAAAVIAKYWGIYLSKVFALMGVDMPPALNIGGVDLYWGAFLIVAIFTVLLVLGTKLSARVGNVFTMIKIAVVLFVIVVGFTYVKFSNYAPFVPASQPTGGADGADVMKQSLFGFLTGAVPAQYGTLGIFAGAALVFFAFIGFDVVATSAEEVKNPQKTLPRGIFGGLALVTLLYILVSLALTGMVSYTQLAEAKNPTLTTAFEAVGNTDAAKVIAFGSLIGLTTVIMVLLMGLARVVLAMSRDGLLPRALSKTSDKRSTPVRLQIICGAAVAIVAGLTNVDLLEEMINIGTLSAFVMVSLGILVLRKKRPDLKPAFRVPFGKVLPVVSAVLCVYLMTNLAVETWIFFAIWLVIGLAIYFAYGQRHSRLNEKFASAKAALSGKAALSGKSGDDEDSLSRV
- a CDS encoding DUF779 domain-containing protein codes for the protein MPHNRLDAAVTLPGEDFSRVALTAVSIELLRKLWEQHGPLMFHQSGGCCDGSSPMCYPAGEFITGDSDVLLGLFDIGQPERAQPLEFWMSREQFNYWSHTHLTVDVVDGRGSGFSVESPEGKRFLIRSTLMDWNVPKL
- the adhP gene encoding alcohol dehydrogenase AdhP; the protein is MTTTMQAAVVTEFGKDLQIQSLPIPTPGRGEALVRVLTTGVCHTDLHAAEGDWPVKPSPPFVPGHEGVGEVVALGEGVTDLAVGDLVGNAWLWSACGDCQFCRTGWETLCEAQKNAGYSVDGSFGEYMLVDSRFAARIPAGSDPVEVAPVLCAGVTVYKGLKMTEAKPGQWVTISGIGGLGHIAVQYAVAMGLRVAAVDIADDKLALAKKHGAELTVNALHEDPAEVIQRETGGCHGVLVTAVHPSAFGQAIGMARRGGTIVFNGLPPGDFPAPIFEIVLKGLTVRGSIVGTRQDLEEALDFYAQGKIHPTVSTRELSEVNAVLDEMKHAKIDGRVVLRF
- the exaC gene encoding acetaldehyde dehydrogenase ExaC — its product is MTVYAQPGAEGSKVTFKDRYENWIGGEWVAPVKGQYFENITPVTGKAFCEVARGTAEDIELALDAAHKIAPSWGKTSATERAAILNKIADRIDENTELLAVAETWDNGKPIRETLNADIPLAADHFRYFASAIRAQEGHLSQLDEDTTAYHFREPLGVVGQIIPWNFPILMAVWKLAPALAAGNAVVLKPAEQTPSSILVLMELISDLLPAGVVNVVNGFGVEAGKPLASSPRIRKIAFTGETTTGRLISQYASQNLIPVTLELGGKSPNIFFDDVSAQNDAFYDKAQEGFTLFAFNQGEVCTCPSRALVQEGIYDSFMADAVARTQKIIQGNPLDTDTQLGAQASNDQLEKILSYIDIGKQEGAKVLTGGARAQLDGDLAGGYYVQPTIFEGHNRMRIFQEEIFGPVVSVTKFSDYNDAIGIANDTLYGLGAGVWSRNGNVAYRAGREIQAGRVWVNNYHAYPAGAAFGGYKSSGIGRENHAMMLDHYQQTKNLLVSYNENKLGFF